The Rubricoccus marinus nucleotide sequence GATCTCGACGGCTGCGGGCTTCGCGGTCTCGCAGGACGGCGGCCAGACCTTCGGCTACCGACCGGCCCCGCTCGACGCCTCGACCGACGTGACGGTCACCTACGGCGTCTCCACGCTCCGAGCCTCACCGATCTTCACGTCCGGCGACGCCGCCCCCTTCGATGTCGCCATCGACCCGGCCTCTGGCGACTTGTACTCCGCCAACGCCATCGCCGGGCTCCGCGTCTCGCGCGACGACGGCGCGACGTGGCAGCGCGTGGTCCTCCCGCCGGACACGCTCCGCACGATCACGCCAGAGGCCGCCTACGCCTTCCCGTACACGCCCGCAGGCGTCCAGCTTCCGGGCGCGACTGAGCCCGGCGACGTGTCGCTCTACGGCTTCAACTTTATCGCGTACTCGGTGCTCGTGGACGAGGAGGGGACCGTCTGGGCGGGCACGCTCGCAGGCCTCAACCGCGGCGAGGACAGCACCGTGGTGGCCTCTGGCGACCGCGCGTGGACGCGCTACGAGGCCGATGCGGCGCGGCCGAGCCCGGCGGGCAGCTTTATCGTCTCGCTGCAAGCGCGCGAGATCGACGGCGCCCGCGACGAGATCTGGATGGCGGCGTGGCCGAGCGGCCGCTCGCCCGACTTCGCGCCCAACGCGCCCGACGAGCGCTTCGGCGTCAGCATCTGGCGCGGCGACGACGAGAACGGCGAGGCCATCTTCGAGACGGTCCTCCTAGGCGAGCGCGTGTACGACCTCGCCTTCCGCGGCGAAGCGGCCTATGCAGCGGGCCAGAACGGCCTGTTCGTTTCCGATGACGCCGGCCGCGCGTGGCGTGCGCTCCGCTCTTTCCGCGACGCCTCGGGTGCCGTGCTCCCCATCCGCCCCGGCACGGGCGTGTTCAGCGTGAGCGTGACCGACGACGGCACGATCTGGGCCGGGACCGGCGACGGCCTCTTGCGGAGCGAAGACGGCGGCAGCACGTGGGCTCTCTTCCGCTCCAACGTGCCCACCAACCCCACGACCCTCGGCGAGGACACGCCAGAGGTGGAGGCCTACGCGTACCCCAACCCGTTCTCGCCGCGCTCAGACCGCCTCACGCGCATCCGCTTCGACCTCTTCAGCGCTGCCGATGTCCGCGTTCGCATCTTCGATTTCGGGATGCGTCTCGTGGCCGACATCGACGCGGGAACGAGGCGTTCCGGCGCCAACGAAGTCGAGTGGACCGGGACCGCCGACGGCGCTCGCGTCGCCAACGGCACGTACATCTACGTCGTGGACGCCGGGGACACGCAGCTCTCCGGCAAGATCCTGGTGCTGGACTGATGATGAGACTCCACGACACCCGTCCTGCCGCCTCTGGCGCCAGAGGCCTCCGCTCGGCACCGCGCCCTTCTATGCTCAAGCCTCTCGCGCCGGTCGCGCTTCTCCTCGCGCTCGCGCTTTCGCTCTCGCCAGAGGCCGCCGCGCAGGG carries:
- a CDS encoding FlgD immunoglobulin-like domain containing protein; this encodes MLRPLFRLAPLALLFLAAGASPEASAQQPITTGYGTVTGLPTGARNSVTTLAEADGRLFAGPRLVIVEADGTVRFVGNNGALNPATSDQPRAFSIAARPGGRVLVGIGFTDDADPDTPISTAAGFAVSQDGGQTFGYRPAPLDASTDVTVTYGVSTLRASPIFTSGDAAPFDVAIDPASGDLYSANAIAGLRVSRDDGATWQRVVLPPDTLRTITPEAAYAFPYTPAGVQLPGATEPGDVSLYGFNFIAYSVLVDEEGTVWAGTLAGLNRGEDSTVVASGDRAWTRYEADAARPSPAGSFIVSLQAREIDGARDEIWMAAWPSGRSPDFAPNAPDERFGVSIWRGDDENGEAIFETVLLGERVYDLAFRGEAAYAAGQNGLFVSDDAGRAWRALRSFRDASGAVLPIRPGTGVFSVSVTDDGTIWAGTGDGLLRSEDGGSTWALFRSNVPTNPTTLGEDTPEVEAYAYPNPFSPRSDRLTRIRFDLFSAADVRVRIFDFGMRLVADIDAGTRRSGANEVEWTGTADGARVANGTYIYVVDAGDTQLSGKILVLD